Sequence from the Peromyscus eremicus chromosome 4, PerEre_H2_v1, whole genome shotgun sequence genome:
CATCCCCAGTGACTAGGGAAGTCCACTAGCTGCTCCAAGTCTGAACCTCCCTCGACTCAATAAGTCTGTCAGCTCCTAACCCCCACTCATTAAAGATCTCATGGCCACACCAGAGTTGCCAAAATGGACCACCACTGTGTCTCCTTGAAACACCTACCTGTTAGTATTGCTGTCTGGATAGCCAACCATCGAATGGCCCCAAAGAGGGCAAGTGTACAGAGGGGAGGAAGAATGGATGGTTATTTGGGTCCTTCATAAGGTAACACATGAACATTGTACTAGGGCATGAGCTGTGCTCTGCACAGGTTGTAGACAGAGTCTCTTGAACTCCAGGATAACCCTCTCCCTATAATAGTTATGACAGTTGGTCAAGGTCTCTATTTGTGTTGATTTGGGCTTCAGAAGAGTGGCTATTTGCAGCCCCCCAAACCATTGCAGGTCCCAGAGGATATACCCAGAACTCACAAAGTTGGAGCATGTAGTACAACTCCACTATCTATGGAGTCACTCCAGAACACCCAGTAACATCAAGATGAGAGGCTTTGCAGTGGCAGTGGGGTGGGGCATGGACAGCCTTGCTTTCTTCACCAGAGTTCAGGGAGAAAAGACTGAGTAGGATAGTGCTAACACATCTCCAGCACCTGCAAGTAAGTGTGCCTCATTGTACCTCCTCATCTCTGCCCTAAGAATACCTACCTTCTGCCAATTGGGCACATTATTACTTGTTTCTTTCATACCCTGTCAAATATGTTTTCCTTATCTTTAACTCTGTCATAGCTCTCTTTATAGAAGCCCAAACAGAAGAATACAATATGATAATGTTTAGAACTGAAAATGGTGAGGAGAGATAAAGACCAAGCAGAAGTGCTGGAAAGTTCCATGTGGGACCCTCAGCCCCACTGCTTTGGAATCCTTGACTCCCTCAGGCACCAAACCTCAGCCCTGAGCAGGATGAAGAGAATTATAGACTGAGTCTGAATGGAGCCCTTTTACCTGCACAAGCTCCTGCCATCTCTCAACTACTTGTGTTATAGGCGGTGAGACTGTCCcatttacagatggggaaactgaggcccagtaaACTTCTCTGAGTTGTATAGAGACTGGTTGTGTTGAGAAGATTTGCCTGTAGGCCTTTCACTCTAGGCCTGGTGCCTTAGATGAGACGTGGTAATGGACACTAGAAACCATTTATTGAAGAGAAGGGGTGCTACCCAATCATCTGGATCTTCACAGAGTTATCAGACACAGTGGGTGTCCAAGAGGCCAGAGAAAAGGGGGTTATAATCGATCCCAGGTCAGTAGAGGAAGACATAGATCAAACTGGTGGCTTTCTCCAGCCTTAGGAAAGCTATGCACTTTCTGGATATCCTTCAGGTGCTGAAGGAGTGGACAGGCTGATGCCATTGTTTCCTGGGTCCAGAGTAGATTACCATTATAGGCAAATAGCACGCAGTACTAAgtaaatggagggagagagaggttagGGAACTGCAGTACTAGCCTTAAGTCACTGGAAATatctgggtgggtgctgggacagGGTAGAAAAAATGTACATGGTGACTTATCACACAAATGCTATCCCTGGACTGCCTGTGGGAAGCCAACTTGGAGCTGGCCTCTCAAGACCTGGCAGATACCCAGGTATCTCTCCCTGTGCCTGGCACCCCTGCCTTTCACCGTCAGTGGCCTCAGGTCACTCACCACATCTGACATTGAAAGGACATCCCCAGGCTTGTTTTACTGTCTCTGCACTTCCCATCTATGTTAGCTATCATGCTTGACTGGAGTCCACCCTGTTGTTTGTGACTATCAGATATCTGTGACCACAGCTGCCACATGGGCTTGGAACCACACAAGGCTCTCCTATTTATACCTAAAGACCTAGATGATACCCATAGGTGTCCACTGTGTGGACTCATCTATTGTCATCTTCTCTTAACTATACTCTCAGGGAACCTCCTCTTGAGTTTCTCTCTTAGAGTTCATAAGAGACAACAAGGAGTGAATACTGGCAGAAGCTAGTTCAGGAGAAGGGGATCCTGAGCTTTTGACAATGTTATTAATGCCAGAGACCGTGggtcccacctcctaaaagtgTCCCTCCTCAGGGTAGTTCCACCCTAGGAGCTTTTGCAGATGGCCTTTGTAAGGACCCCATGTCAGCAGGGTTTCAGATATGAACAAATGGTCCTTATATAGGCCCAGCCATGGCGATACCAAATTGATACTTGCAGACATTTCCCAGGGCCCTTGTAAGACTAATTATTACAAAAAATAGTTTTACGATGAGAAATTATTTTGAAGACCTTCCCTTCCAAACTATTCTACACGTTTTTAGGTCTGCATCTTCATGTAGTAGCTGTGGTGAATAGCAGACAGACTTAGGTAGCTGTCTGAAGACTGTTAATTCCATTctaaaaaaggaggaggaggaggaggaggaggaggaggaggaggaggaggaggagaggaggaggaagaggaggaggaggaggaggaggaggaggaggaggaggaggaggaggagaagaagaagaagaagaagaagaagaagaagaagaagaagaagaagaagaagaagaagaagaagaagaatccctTCCTTCTTACCTTAAGGATGACCTAGTTTGGCTTCTTCTTCCAATTCAGCTGTGCAATGGTGACACCTTGTGGCAGATTTTGTATCTTGTCATTTTTCTGGTCCCAGTTGGCCAGCATTGACTGTTCCTAGTAAGGTTCTTAGGATTCTGCTACCCACCTCCAGGGTGGCACTGATAAAGTCAAGCAACATTTGATGTGTGTGGGCAAGCATCCAGAGGACAGAACACTAAGCTTAAGGCAAAAGCACTCAGAAGAGACATCAGAAGAGTGGATAGGGAAAAGGCTGAGGACAGAGTGGTTGCTACAGGGATGAGACTATGGGCAGTATGAGGTATATCACCTATTGGGTTTCCTTTCCTGTAGTCAGCACTGAAACTGCCTCCCCATTACTAAGTCCTGAGCAAGGCAAAACCATACAGCTACTGTCTGGTTCAGACACAAAATATCTCAAGTGTGGGTTTCTGGCTGTGAAACTCCCATTGGATCAAAATAGTTCACCAATATTGTAATTGCTAAAGCAATACTTGACCATTATAAAACAACCACAACAGAGATAAATAAGCTAAAGAAGTAGTATCCCTAGCTAGTGCTGAGATGCATGAAGAAAGAACTGTCTCTCACACTTAACCCTGAGGTTCATGTGTGCCTatttacatacatgtgcacacacgcacaagcaCATATACTtgcaaacatcacacacacacacacacacacacacacacacacatacacacacacaccaaattaaaaaaaaattggttgcTTCCAATGTTTGGGGATTACACATGAAGCTGTTATACTACCTATGTGCTAGTTTTTGTGTATAGTGGTAAATATCTAGGAACTcaaatgctgattttttttaaaaacaatcttaTGTAGCCTTGAATAGtcttatatagccctggctagtcttCAACTTATTACATAGCCAAAgtatgatcttgaactcctgatcctccttcctctaacCACTAGGTGCTGGAAATACAGTTGTGTGCCATCACATCTTGTAAGACTTTGTTTAGTTCAGTAAGCAACTGTTGAACTATTTTCCAAAGTAGCTTTATTATTgttcattcccaccagcaatgaaggagatGTGCTGTTGctctacatcttcaccagctttcggTGAATTATACGTTTTATAAATTTTGGCTGTTCTAACAGGTGTGTATTGATATCTTATTGTTTTATAAATCTGCAATTACTAATGACACATGATGTTGAGCATCTATTCATAATGCTCATTTGCCATCTGTATATTTTCTTTGCTGAGACGTATGTTCATAGTTTTTGCCCATTTCTATTTgtactgtttgttttcttatttttgagtTTTAAGGATTCTTTAAAATCCTTTATCAGATATGTGTTTTGAGACTATTGTTTTTCAGTCTGTGTCTTATCTTTTTATTCTCTTAATAGTATATTTTACAGAGAAATGAtgccagtttttaaaatatttattttacttttaagtatgtgtgtgtgtgtgtgtgtgtgtgtgtgtgtgcacctgactGCAAGTGACAGCAGAGGCCAGATGCATCAGATTCCTGTGAAGGTGTTACAAGtggacttgggtgctgggagatAAATTGGGTAAGATCTGTCTCTATTAGTTTTACCTGTGGATGTGTAATAATTCCAGCATCTTTTGTTGAAAAGATCATCCTTCCTCCGTTGAattgtatttgttcttttatcaaaagtgaGTTTACTATATTTGTATGGATTGATCCTGGGCTTTGTATTTGATATCATTAATTTATCCCTGCCCCTATATGATATTTGATTACTGTAATTTTAATAGTAAGTCATGAAACCAAATGGTGTCTGGCCTGTACTTTTGTTCTTTTCCATCATTATTGTGTTAtctattttggaatattttgCCTTTCtacacaaactttaaaaaattgtataacatttatttttcattcataccacaATCCACGGCGGGCTGAGTGACTCTCTTACAGATGCTGACTCAGGAATTCACGCTCCTTCTGTCTTGACACTACTTTCTCCAACATGTACCCTCCATGCTGTGTGAAGGAGGTGTGCAATCACGATGATACAGAACAAGTTTCTGGTTCTCACTCAAAACTGGAAGAACAAGACTCAGAACAATCTCAACAGGTAGCCCTTAAAGGTCACTTAGACTGTTGTCTATTTTGTAGGTTTCTCTGAAATGGTCAGGAGAACTGCTCAAGGAGAACTGCTCAAGGATTTCAAAGTGTGCAGATGGCCATCCCCTGGGCCAGGTGGTCTGCCAGCGCCAGAGCCGGCAGTCATTTGCACCCAATCTATCACTGTTTCTTTACTCCTGCCTTTTCTACTGTGGGAGCGGTGTCCTTGTGCCTTCTGCAGACAAAAGACTTTCTCCCGCCAACACGCCCGCATCCTCTCATATCACTAGGATGGGGACCTACTTTGAGACTACGTATTGACGGAGGGACCCACCAAAGCATTTAAACCagggtgtgaaaaaaaaaagacaggttcCTGGGCTGCGTTGTTGCCCCTTTAAGAGCTCCTCCGACTGCACATGCTCAGTTCAGCTATAGCGCGCGCAGGCGCACAGGTAGCAGCGGATGTTTACAGCGGCCGAGGTCGGTGCGAAGCGACCGAAGCGTCCAAAGAACTGCTGTCGGAGTCTAAACCCGAGGGCCGCTAAGCGCCGAGGTAGAGCTGTTGCTGCCCCTCGGCCCTTCCCTCTGTACCCGTTCTCCAGCTCTGGTTACCGGTCCACTAGCGTCCGTGTTTCTTAGCATATTTTGAGAGTTTCTAGCCCTAGCACCTGCCCCTGCCCCATCTCCCTGCCCAGCACCCTTCACACCAAATCTTCCTCCAGCACCTTCCCTTCAGCGTACCCCACCTCCAACTCCCCACTCCCCCAACCCCTGCTCTCCGTTGCTAACTGTGATATGTTTGCTCTAGATCTACAGCCTATTTCTGATTAAGTAGAAAACGTTTGCAGTTAGCTCAAGGGCAAGTCGGGCATTGACAAGGTTTGACACAAATTCCACCTTGGGTGGTTATTTGAAAGAAGGCATAGTATCctgcagaggagaaaaaaatggatCTGGTTGGGGAAAGGTCTAAAATAGCTGGAGAGAATTTGCAGGGGCCtggttcctttgtttgttttttattaggcCTGTTCCTCTGCCACCAACTCAGTCATCTGATTATCTGGCCCTCTGCTCTCTTGGACCTGCACTGTTGGTCTCTGTTCTTGTCAGCGAAGAGTGGCTAAAGTGGGCTCCATTCCGATGTTTGGTAGGCTGTCTTTCTAGAATGAGGTATTTAAGAGACTCAATACTGATTGTATGTAGAGGGAATTGAAGTGGGCCCTCTGAGGTGGTGGGGTTTGGCCTCTCCCTTGGCCCTGGCTTTTCTCCATCCTCCACTGAGACCTTGCTGGGAGAGTTTTGAGAAgtacatttctttatatctttttaaaattctggtagTTCCAAAGCTTTTCTATGCATAAAACAGTCAGCATATAATACTATTCAGGCTTTAATTTGATTCCACCGCAAATGGTATGCACTTAATGCATACCCTCCAAGAGTTCTGGTTTTCAAGGTAAGAAGCCTCAGTTATTCGTTTGGGACCCATTTTCCCAGCAAGATATCCCCATAAGAAGTGACATCCAGCCagatagtggtggtgcacgcctttaatcccagcactcaggaggcagaggccggtggatctctaagttcgaggctagcctggtctacagagcaaatttcaggacagccaaggctacaactGAGaatccttgtcttgaaaaatcaaaaccaaaacaaaacaaataaacaaaaaaagtgacATCCAGATTTGACTGTGGGCCTGCTTGTGTATGTTTTCCAAATGCAGCATAGATCAGAAACAGAACCCCTTAGTCCAGCTTCACTTGTGTTGTTGCTGTCCATTTTGAGTCCTTCTGTGCTGTTGCTGCTcagtgttttcctgtgtcctcatGTTTTGTTGGCCTGTGCTAATCACTTCTGAATAAGAATAATAAGCATTACAGCAAGTAGTAACATATGTAGTGTAGTGAAGGAAGGACAGCCTCCTAAAAATGATTCTTTATCTTCAATCAGAGTCAATGTATTGCATTCTGTTGCAGCAATACTATTTGGTTTGGtgagggtggtttttttttttctttctttttttttttttgacatggtgACTAATCATGTCCAGGTCAGCAGCAAGCATTGATGCTTCCATGCAAGGCAACTTTACATTGTCAGACAAAGCTAATATTAAGTATCAGACTCTATCATTGTTTACCTACTCCCCAACAATAGCAACAGATAGGGCTACCTTGGTGTTCTGTGTAGTCTAAAGAATTATCTGATCTGGAGCATGATCTACAATAGCTCCAGACAGCTTTCTGTTTTAAGTGAGTGAATTTAATAAGCATATAGCAAGCAAAAGTAAAAGAACTAGTGAGTAGTGATAGAAGTAGCAGATAGATAGCAAAACCTCATCAGATTTAGTACTCACATCTAGTAGAGATGACTGGAGTAGTCCATTGAGGGAACAAACAAAAGGTAATGGCAGAAATCATCTGGGAAAGTCCCATTTGAGGCAGCCATTTGGAATTCCTGATTGAGAGCTCCAGGTGAGActtcccagtttaaaaaaaaaaaaaaattagcaaaaagCAGACATCAAGTTGGGCACTTATAATCATCTAGTAGAAATTGACTGGAGAAGTTGAGGCAGTCATCTGGAGTtcccaatataatttttttttcccatgggtAAGATTGCCATGGCTGAATTTCTGACTTCCTGTTCCTACTGAGGTATTTTTAAACCTTCTGATAAACAATAGTCTTGGAAATGATTAACCTTTTAGCCATTCTCAAGGATACAATATTTTACTCCTGGGCTGTTTTGCTCTTCCTTTCCCTTAATCATAGAATTAGGTGCCCACCCAGCTCCAGGAAAAGGTATTTTGGAGAATATTTGGAGACCACTGGAAACAAATATGCTAGAGCTGGTACAAGAGAGTTCTTACTCTCACCATCCACTTTCAACCATCTTAAACAGCACACGACAGTTTACCAATATAATGCACATTATACTTGGTTATGAAAATGTTAACAAGAAATTAGCAAAGAATGTTGTTCTCTTGTGAGTCTTTAACACCTGTATCCTTGATGTGCACAAAACAAAAGCCTTTGACTAGACATTGCTGGGTTTGATCATAGCTCCTCTTGCTGTCTGTGACTGTGAGCAGTTTAGTAACTAAGACCAGCTTGCCTTACCTTTAGACATTTAATGTAGTGTTTACTGGTGGATGGTAACTGTTAGAAAGATGGTTACTGTTTTTACTGAAATTCTGTTCTTTTAATATGGAATAAGCTTTCATGTGAGGAAAAGTTCAGTAAGATAAATATCTAGTACTAAATGAAATATATCTAACATGGTTTGTGGTACCTGCTGGAGACTGTTACACAGTGGAACTGTGATAGAATGACAGAGTATATTCGGGGTGAACAAGATGACTTTCTTGATTCAGTAGGATTTATGGTTTTTAAAGGTCTTTTCCTAAATGGGCCTATAAGCATATAAATACATTATTCTATTTTCAACTGGTGTCCCAAATTTTAAGATGACTCTGTTAAATCAATAGTGCAGCAGTAGAACTAAGTGGCTTATCCAAGATTAAGACCAACCTTATTAGCACTAAGGACTGGTTACAGCTGGAGACAAAGGttctgaatctactttaaaagtAGATGAAATTTTAATAGTTGAACCATGATTTGAAAAGTATTATTTGTCTTGATTATGAAAATGGAATATTTCatcataaaatggaaacaaatgtgTATCAAGACATAGTTTTTCACTCCTAGGCTTAGTTCTCCAGCAGTGCTGTCACCAGTTGCGCACATGGGTGTGTACAGGGACTGTCTCCAGTATTCTAGAGAGAAAACTGTGAGGGGAGAGGGATCATAacaattttgttgttattgtttgagacatgctctttttttctttcttctttttcctttttcaagacaagggtttctcttgtagccttggctctcctggaacttactctgtagatcaggttggccttgaactaacagagatcctcctgtctctgcctcttgagtggtgtgattaaaggcatgcactatcacCCAGCCTGAGACAGGTTCTTAtatagtccatgctggcctggaactcactgaagatgaccttgaactcctgaactggAGGCTGTTTTGATTCATAAAGTCTGCAAATCTTTGTATCATTCCATAGTCTTCAGCAGTTTATATCAGCATCACCATCTTGTAAGAAATAAAGCCATTATTTTGGAAAACTCACCTGAGGTCAGTATAAAACTGGGGAGgatatctttctttttctaggaAGAAAAAGACCTCTCCAgggtaaaaaaatattttctgtttgctGATCAGGGCATGTTGTTGTATTTTAGTAGTTGGACCTAAAGGGGATGCTTTCTTCACCAAGATAGTGTGGGAAAAGATAAGAagtatacttttttcttttttttgttttgttttgttttgttttgttttgtttttcgagacagggtttctctttgtagctttggagcctgtcctggaactcactctgtagcccaggctggcctcgaactcacagagatccgcctccctctgcctcccaagtgctgggattaaaggtgtgcgcgtAGAGAGCAAGGGGAAGCTGTGGTAGGGAAGTAGGACACAAAGTGCTAGCAGTGACCTTTTGTACTGCTAAACTTTAGCCTTGAAAccgattttttgttttgttacaatAAAGTATTTGTTACAATGTGTTCTATTTGGGGAGAAAGTTTTGTGGATGTTTTTACCTAAAATTTAAACATCAGAGTAACCAAATCAGTAGGTTGGATGGATTGCTTGTTGTGGGTGAGTTTGTATGTATGTTGGGATGTAGTGCTCTGGTTAATGTTGGGATAccattaaatttgaatttcaggatgactcagtgggtaaaggtacctgaAACCCAGCCTaaagatctgagttccatccctaggatCCCTAGGGATCagtcctgcaaattgtcctctgacctccacttgtgttTTGTGACACATGTGGGTCAGTATACATACCCtccaaataataaatgtaaaactttttaaaagttgaatcAGTTAAACATCAAATGGCTTATTATTTGTTGTTGACTTTAATTTCTAGTGGAAGTAGGattctttttttcctaattaaaaaaattgtgtgtatggGCTCACACATGCCATTGTATGGAtgaggagatcagagaacaacccaGTGGTGTTGGTATCTTTCCTCTCatctttatgtaggttctggggaatGAACTAAAGTTATAGGACTAAGGTTATAGgctttgtgtggcaagtgctttacccactgaacaattCCTTCGGCCCTGTAATCTCTACTCCCCATACCATTATCTTTGGAGGGTGAAATGGTTATTAACAAAAGATACTCCTGTCATTATTATGTTTAGAATTTAATATTTGGAAATAGCTTGTGTTTAGAGCTTTCATTATTTTGCTCTTGCCTTTAATGTAAatagttattaaaattttaattgtagtCTTGCTTGATTGTAATCTTGAACATGGGCGGTGCTGTGAGTGCTGGTGAGGACAACGATGAGCTCATTGATAATTTGAAGGAAGCCCAGTACATCCGGACGGATTTAGTAGAGCAGGCTTTCAGAGCAATCGATCGAGCAGATTATTATCttgaagaatttaaagaaaatgcgTACAAAGACTTGGCGTGGAAGCATGGAAACATTCATCTCTCAGCCCCGTGCATCTACTCGGAGGTGATGGAGGCTCTGGATCTGCAGCCTGGGCTCTCATTTCTCAATTTGGGCAGTGGTACTGGCTACCTCAGCTCCATGGTGGGCCTTATTCTAGGTGAGTGTGGATGCAGAGCTTGAGTCCCCTCTGCCTTAGGACGATGTGGTATCGCTTTAGATAGAAAATGTAGTAGGCTGGTTGCATCCCCTGGTGAAGAATATGGACCTCCTATCAGTTGCCTGAAATTTAGCTACTAGAGGTGGATGACTGGATGATATCCACCTGTGGGCCCTGAGTTGTAAGTTTTGTTGTCTCTTACCTATATTGCCGAATTCTGCTGTGAATGATGGAAAACAGCAAAGGTGTATAAATCCTGACTTTATGTGATTTCTTAATTTAATCTAATCACTCTTTTACCCTTTTTTCCCACTGGGTGTCATTAAAATCCTTTGGTAGTTGAAGTTCTTTGTAGCAATTTCTGTTATGTTGTTTGCTACTAAAAGAGTAATAAGTTTataagtttatgtatttttaagaaattttcagatatggatggaagggatttcttttttttttttcttctttctttctttttttttttttttttttttttttttttggtgtttcaagacagggtttctctgtgtagctttggagtctgtcctggaactcgatctgtagaccaggctggcctcgaactcacagagatccacctgcctctgcctcccaaatgctgggattaaaggtgtgcaccatcaccgcccagctggaAGGGATTTCTTAGGTTATCATATTTGGAGTCATTTAGGCTATTTGCTGTACAAGTTGTAAGAATGCATGTatagatatggccatttctgaTAATATTATCAGGATTATCAGCCAAAGAGCTGTTGAATTCCTGTTTTGTGTAAAATGTATATTGGGGCAAAGACTTTTCAGATgttgcttgtttttcttctcaattgaaataatttttaatcttAGTTTGTCTTTGATTGAGACGTGGTTTTCatgctttgagaaaaggacacaggCTCAGATTACTTATCATTCCTGTGACTTGCTTGATTTTACTTGAAAAATCTTACCTTGTCTAAGGTAGTGGTTTTTGCTGGGGGGAATAGATAATAAAGCCACCTAGATTAGAAGAAATGCTAATGAAAAAAGCCGGAGGAACTGAGgacatggcttagtgggtaaatgctgtacaagcatgaaccAGAACACGTAACAAGCCAGGTACAGCAGTGTGTTCTGTAATCTCAGTGCAGCAAAACAGAGATAGGATTCTAGGGACTTGCTTGGCCAGCCAGTTTAACTGAgtaggactctgtctcaaacagtaACTTGGGGAGTGGAAGATGTTGATCTCTGCCATGGACACTCATGatcctgcgcgcgcgcgcgcacatacacacacacacacacacacacacacacacacacacacacgacgtgCGTGCTTAGTACCTATGAAAAGAGTAAGCCTGGAGACACTGTGGCTCTCCATAAGTGCCAGTAGTGTTAATGAAAGTGCTGTGAAATATAGATTAAAGCCTAATACAAGGTTTATTTGTAAATATAGGTTTCTTCTTAAATTTGTTAGTAAAAGCTACTactcttactttttcttttcaatttgcaAATTATTCTTTTAATGTTTGAGAAGCCTAGGCATCAAAACAAATACTGTGTTAATGAATAGAAACTATACTACACATTGAAAGACTCTCTTGAGTGGTTTGTAGCCACAAATGTGCCGAGGCCTTAAGACCTCATGAGTTTctataattatacattacataatTATCTGTGTTGTAATTAGTaaagtacagaaaaaaatgagcaagcgttcttttcctGATTCTAAGAGCTTTGTTATTCTCAACCCTTTCAGGTCCTTTTGGTGTAAACCATGGGGTGGAGCTTCATTCAGATGTGACTGAGTATGCGAAGCAGAAACTGGATGTCTTTATCAGAACAAGTGACAGTTTTGACAAGTACGGTCAGATGCTACCCATTGGTTCAAACTAAGGGTGTtaactataaataaaaaaagCCTGTTTAATATGCATGTGCCAGTAAACATAGTTAAAGTATGGTTGGATGATCCCAGGTTATATGTATGCCTACCTTATATactgtattattttaatattctctgGTCTTGAGGgctttatagtttttattttatttttttggttttttgagacaaggtatcctCATATATCctcatatagccctggctatcttggaactcactatgtagaccaggctggccttgaatttacagaaacccacctgcctctgtctcctgaatgctgagattaaaggcatgtaccaccatacctgggcagcttttttttttttttttttttttttgttggtttttgagacatggtttttctgttTAACAtc
This genomic interval carries:
- the Pcmtd2 gene encoding protein-L-isoaspartate O-methyltransferase domain-containing protein 2 isoform X5; translated protein: MGGAVSAGEDNDELIDNLKEAQYIRTDLVEQAFRAIDRADYYLEEFKENAYKDLAWKHGNIHLSAPCIYSEVMEALDLQPGLSFLNLGSGTGYLSSMVGLILGPFGVNHGVELHSDVTEYAKQKLDVFIRTSDSFDKFDFCEPSFVTGNCLEIAPDCCQYDRVYCGAGVQKEHEEYMKNLLKVGGILVMPLEEKLTKITRTGPSAWETKKILAVSFAPLVQPCRSESGQPRLVQLRKSELWESGTRIPRAICWPVR
- the Pcmtd2 gene encoding protein-L-isoaspartate O-methyltransferase domain-containing protein 2 isoform X3, whose amino-acid sequence is MGGAVSAGEDNDELIDNLKEAQYIRTDLVEQAFRAIDRADYYLEEFKENAYKDLAWKHGNIHLSAPCIYSEVMEALDLQPGLSFLNLGSGTGYLSSMVGLILGPFGVNHGVELHSDVTEYAKQKLDVFIRTSDSFDKFDFCEPSFVTGNCLEIAPDCCQYDRVYCGAGVQKEHEEYMKNLLKVGGILVMPLEEKLTKITRTGPSAWETKKILAVSFAPLVQPCRSESGQPRLVQLRKSELWESGTRIPRAICWPGTCVFSLYWFLTIL
- the Pcmtd2 gene encoding protein-L-isoaspartate O-methyltransferase domain-containing protein 2 isoform X4 → MGGAVSAGEDNDELIDNLKEAQYIRTDLVEQAFRAIDRADYYLEEFKENAYKDLAWKHGNIHLSAPCIYSEVMEALDLQPGLSFLNLGSGTGYLSSMVGLILGPFGVNHGVELHSDVTEYAKQKLDVFIRTSDSFDKFDFCEPSFVTGNCLEIAPDCCQYDRVYCGAGVQKEHEEYMKNLLKVGGILVMPLEEKLTKITRTGPSAWETKKILAVSFAPLVQPCRSESGQPRLVQLRKSELWESGTRIPRAICWPGKLIR